The Aeoliella mucimassa genome includes the window CTTGAGCGACGAGGCGTCTTTGCTGCAGACGAAATTACGAGGGCAGATGTCGCGGTGAATGTAGCCCGCGTCATGCACCACTTTCAGGGCCTCGGCCATCTGTCGGACTAGCGTCAGCCGATTTCCATCAAGCAGCGGGCTCTTGCCGACGATCAGCGAGTTGAGTCCCGGGCCATCGAGAAACTCCATCACGATGTACTGCTGGTTCTTGGTGGTGATGCCGTACTGCAGCGTGGTCACGATGAGGGGGTGGTTGAACGAGCTGGCGATTTCGCCTTCGGTCGGTTTGTCGAGTCCCTTGAACCGCGACTCGAGGGTCTGCGTTTTACCGAGGTCGAGAATCTTCAGCCCTACCATTTGATCGGTTTGGCGGTCGCGAGCCATGTAGAACTCGCTCATGGTGCCCGATACCGCTTCGCGCATGAATTGGTAACGTTTTTGGACGTCGACCTTGCCGCCGTCGAGTATCGATTTGAAAAAGTCGCCAAGTCCCACGATGGAGAGCCTCAAGCTGGGGGGAGTGTGTTCCGTGAATCGTCGTAAGCATCCAATATACCCAGCCGCCGAGAAACGGGGCAATAACTTGGCAGCCCTTCACGAGCCGCCGATGCGGGGATAAATGCTCTAAAAATCTAGCTTATCGGCCGGCATCCGGCCTGGGGAACACTTCCCGGCGCGGCGAGAACTTAGCCAATAATCTCGCTGACGTCGATCAGATGCAGCTGCCGGCCGCTGCCGGTGTGGGGAGAATCGATACAAATCGTGCGACCGTCGCGACTGTAGCGAGGGTGGGTGTCGCAGCGAGATTCCCCGCGGTACTCCGGCGGCAAATAAAACTCGCCGAGCGGCACCAATCGGCTCGTCGGAATGTGAAACAGGAACGGCTTTTGATTCCGATTGCCATCGGGATAGGTGTCCGAAAGCATCCACTCGTTGTTCGTGCCAGGCAGGTAGGTGTTGTGCCCGTTCTGGGTGAGCAGCCCTTCGCCGACCTGCGAGATGTTCGAGGTCTTGTCTTCGAACACGTAGTAGCCAGCCCGACGGCCCGTTGGGTGCGTCCACATGCAGACGTGCTGAGGATCGCGCCAGATGAAGTGCGAGGTGTTGCCCGAGGGATCGAGCACGTACAGGTCGCTGCCATCGATGTTCGCGGTAAACATGCGAGTGGTGAAACCGCCATGCGGCTGGCCGGTCTCCGGGTGCCGAGCCCGCCAGCGATGCAGGAAGATGAACCGCTGCGAGTCGGGGCTCACCAGCAGGTGATTGAAGTAGTGCCAGCGATCGTCGAGCGTGCTGCCTTGGAAGGGGATCTTCGCCACGTCGGCGAGCGACACCAGTAGCGTCGACTCACCGGTCGAAAGATCGACTTTGAAGATTCCCTCGTCGGCCGGAGCGAGTTGCTCCGGATGGCGGTCGTCGAGGCCCACGTAACCGTAGCCCGGGCGCATGCGCTGCAAGCGGGCGAAGTCGAGCGACAGGCCAAACTTGCCATCGGGGCTGATCGTGTAAATCGGGTGGGGCAGGGTGGATTGCTCACCGGTGATCACGTTCTTGCGGCGGGCGACGTAGCGGTCGGCTTCACGATCGTTCCACAGCACCTCGTGCAGGGTGCCAGGGATCCATTGCAACATGCAACCTTGCTGCCATCCCCAGGCCTGGCTCTTGCCGAGCTCGATCCAGTGATCCCCCTGCTCGGTGTTGACCATGCCGACCTGAATGGTATCGCCAGCGCGGGGCGAGCGATGCTCGAAGTCGACCTGGTTCGATAGCACGTATCGATCGGTGGGGTCGAACTGCCATTTGTCGTAGTAGCCAAACCAGTGATGCTTGGGACCTTGCGTGATGGTGCGAACCGGAGGGAAGTCGCGCGACGCTTCGGCGGCCAGCAGACGCGAGCTACCATACAATCCAGCGAGGCCAGCTGCGGTTTGGGCCAGCATGGTTCGGCGGTCGATCATCGGTGAAGCTCCCGGGGCGTGAAAAGTCGCGTGGCCATCGAAGGCCAGTCTGCTTTGCTCCAGGGTACCCACGCGCTCACTCCGCTCGCAAGTTACTCGCTCAGGCTAACCTCTCGGCCTTGCCGCTCCTGCACTGCGACTCCGTCGGCGATTTTGTCGCTGGGATGCAGGATGACTTTGTCGCCGAGTTCGAGCCCGCTGGTAATTTCGGCCTCGAGCCCGTTCTGATTGCCGACTTCTACGCGTACTTGCTTTGCGTGACCTTCCTCGAGCACGAACACCGCCCATCCAGTGTCGGGGCGGAACAGCGAACTGGCCGGCACGCGGAGCACGTCGTTGGCTTCGGCTACCACGATGCGAGCTTCCACCCGAAAACCATCGCCGAGGGTTTGTCGCTCTTCGACCGGATCGGTCAGATCGACCACTACGTTCACACGTTGCTCTTCGACACCAAGCGTCGAGATTTTGGTAAAGCCGCTCGGTTCGACAAGTCGCACGCGTCCGTTGAGTACTTTGTCGCCACCCCAGTGTTCGAACATCACTGCTGCGCCGGGTTTGATCTTTACCGCGTCGCTCGAGAGCACGTCG containing:
- a CDS encoding serine/threonine protein kinase, which codes for MRLSIVGLGDFFKSILDGGKVDVQKRYQFMREAVSGTMSEFYMARDRQTDQMVGLKILDLGKTQTLESRFKGLDKPTEGEIASSFNHPLIVTTLQYGITTKNQQYIVMEFLDGPGLNSLIVGKSPLLDGNRLTLVRQMAEALKVVHDAGYIHRDICPRNFVCSKDASSLKLIDFGLTVPAEKQYMQPGIRTGTPNYMAPEVVRRRPTDQRLDIFALGVSMYELFAFELPWARGSDGMAAMSHGASAPPPIRQFYEKIDPRLEAAILKCIESEPDKRYTNVGDFLNAIKMLKSEDAA